One Formosa agariphila KMM 3901 genomic window, CGACTCGGGTTGCGCGACAAGCTCTGGAACCAAATACGACTGATTTTCTAAATGCTTGTTGTAATCGCATTCTACTTTAAAGTCTTGCGCCACAACATCTTTAAAACCACTTAAATTTGTGTAATAAGAAACCGACACCGATTTCGGATAATATTTTAAAGACAAGTTTTTAGGCACATTCTTAATAGTCACAGGAATATTAAAAGTTCCCTCTGTAAACTTTTCTACTTTTGCAGTAAGACGCACACTTTTATGCGAAAACTGTAGATGCTGACTATTTTCTGGCAACTCCAATTCTAAATACTGATTAATATCTAAATGCACATTAGTTAATTCTAACGATTTGGTTTTTATAAATTTTAAAGCATTTACTGTTTTTTCCGGTCCTATAATATGAATAGAATCTGGAGTTATGGTAAAGCCCTCAAGCACATCGTAACCTGGACTAAATTGGATGTTTTTTTGAAACTTAATAGGTACATCTCGGGTTGTATTTTCATCGTACTTAAACAATAACGAATCGGGAGAAATACTTATAACCTCGACATCCTTATCAAACTGGTCATTAATTTTAGAATATGAACGTTGCTGACTCCATTTAAAAGTGGAATCTGTTAAGTTTAATTTATCGTTATAATCTAAAGTTAATTTCGGATTTGATAAGTAATACCTTAAAAACTTAAAACCATAAGTTTTAAGTGTCACATTTAATTTTTGATTGCTATCGTTTAACACCACATACGTTTCTGGAAGATTAACAATATTTACAGAAATAGGAATGGTATTGGTAATTGTTCTCGATAATTTATTCAGAATTAAAATGGTAAAAGACAATGCTAAAAACAAAGCAAAAATGTTTATTTTCTTACTTCTAACAAATTCTAAGAATCTTGATTTTATATCTTTCATTTCTATAATTTAAAGAATAATTCTGGATATACACGTACTGCTTCCTTTTTTAATACCTGAATGTTTATATAAGATTTTATAAAGCCATACCCGTAACCTTCAAACTGAATTAATATAGCGGGAATAGCCAATAATGCAACAATTAAACTTTTAGATTGTAATAAAGCCAAAAAGAACGCCACAACAAAATATGCAACATAAGCCATTAAAAGCCATTTAAACTGAAATATAAAAGCAATAATTGCAACTAATAATCCGAAAATAAACACTGTTGGAAACCAATATGTAATTTTTGCCGTTTGTGGATGCCACGAATTTAAAATAGGACGAACCAATCCAAATTTATGGACTTGTTTATAAAACTTAGACCATGAAATACGACGTTTGTGATATACAAAAGCATCAGAAATAAGTTTAGTTTGAAATCCTAAACCCCACAATCTAATCGATAAATCTGGGTCTTCGCCAGGATGTATGGTTCCAAAGCCTTTAGAGGCTTGAAACGCCTTTTTAGACAATCCCATATTAAAACTTCGAGGCTGAAATTTACCCACCTGATTTTTATTTCCGCGAATACCTCCTGTGGTGATAAATGAAGTCATTGAAAAATTAATGGCTTTTTGCAGGTTTGTAAACGACGCATCTGCAGCATCTGGACCACCAAAACAATCTACAAATTCAGAATTTAAACTGGCATCAACTTCATTTAAATAATTTGAAGGTAACACACAATCTGAATCTAGAATAATAAAATAGTTCCCTTTGGCATGTTGCATTCCGAAATTTCTGGAATGTCCAGGACCGGTATTTTCTTTATAAAAATACGTAATATCCAGCTGTTCTTGAAATTTATTGACAACAGCTTCCGAAGTTATATTAGAGCCATCCTCGATAATTACAATTTCAAAATCTAAACTTGTTTTTAAGTTTATAAAACTCTCAAGCAACTCCTCAATTTCGTCGGGACGGTTATAAACAGGGATAATAAAAGAATACTGTAAGTGCATACACAAATGTAATTAATTGCATAAAAAAAGCTGCCTTTTTAGGCAGCTTTTAAAAGACATATAAAGTCTAATATTATTTCTTCTCTGAAGCAACAAAAGCTTCCATAACTTCATTACTAACTCCCATGTTACTAAATCCGCCATCGTTGTATAAATTCTGTAATGTAACACGCTTAGTTAAATCACTAAACAATGATACCGTATAGTTTGCACAGTCTAAAGCTGTAGCGTTACCAAGCGGCGACATTTTATCTGCATAAGCAATAAACCCATCAAACCCTTTAACACCAGAACCAGCTGTTGTAGGTGTAGGCGATTGAGAAATTGTATTTACTCTTACTTTTTTATCCTTCCCAAAGAAGTATCCAAAACTACGTGCAACACTTTCTAAATAGGCTTTATTATCTGCCATATCGTTATAATCTGGAAATACACGTTGTGCAGCCATATACGATAATCCTACAATACTTCCCCACTCATTCATAGCTTCTGCTTTGTAAAGTGTTTGCATAACTTTATGGAAAGACATTGCAGAAACATCTGTTCCTTTTTGCGTATACGCGTAATTTTGATCCGTATAGTGATTTCCTTTTCTTACGTTAATAGACATGCCTATTGAATGTAAAACGAAATCTATTTTTCCGCCTAAAATCTCCATAGATTTTTCAACTAGGTTTTGTAAATCTTCTACAGAAGTAGCGTCGGCAGGAATAATTTGTGATCCTGTTTTTTCAGCCAGTTCATTTATTTGCCCCATTCGCATTGCTACAGGTGCATTGGTTAAAACAAACGTTCCTCCTTCTTCATGAACACGTTCTGCAGTTTTCCAGGCTATAGAATTCTCGTCTAATGCACCAAAAATGATTCCTCTTTTTCCCTTTAATAAATTGTATGACATATTTTTAAATCTTATTTTAACTATAGTTGGGACTTAATTCCCGAAAGCATCAAAGTTATGAAAACTTTTTATTCTATTAATAATTCATTTTTAGTAATAATATTGGCCGATGTATTTACCCAATTTCCGTTGTGAAATACAATAATACCCTGAGTTTTATGATAAAATTTCTGCCCTTCTGTTGCGTTATCTATTGGGGGAAATACAAAATCTGGAATACATTCTCCTTCAGAATAAATACCACTGCAACTGCCTTCATCATCCACATCGCAACTTGTTAGGCTTAGAACCAAACTCAATACAAACAGTAGACAGAACATTTTTTTCATTATAAAAATCGCTTTAATTTAATAATTGTTTTGCATGTGCAATCGCCGAACTAGATAATTCTAGTCCGCCTAGCATTTGGGCTATTTCTACAATACGCTCTTCACCTTCTATGGTAATTAAATTCGTGGTTGTAACCTGATTTACATCTTCTTTATACACTTTTAAATGTGTATCGCCTTTTGCAGCTACTTGAGGTAAATGCGTAATAGCAAACACTTGCATACTGTTACTCATCTGTTTCATTATTACTCCCATTTTATTCGATATTTCACCAGACACTCCGGTATCAATCTCATCGAACATAATAGTTGGTAATTGCATATATTTTGATAATACCGATTTTATGGCCAACATAATTCGAGACAACTCACCTCCAGATGCAGCTTTATTTAACGGCTTAAACGTCCCGCCTTTATTAGCCGAAAACAAAAATTTTAAATCGTCTTTACCATTAGCATAGAATTCTGAAGCCACGCTAAGTGTAAATTCAAACTGTGCATTCGGCATACCTAAATCTGCTAATAAAGTTTCTAATTGCGATTTTAACGTCGGGATAACATCGTTACGTTTTGTATGAATTGTCTTCGCTAATGTATTTAAAGTCTTTTCAACCTTACTGATTTCAGTTTTTAGTTTCTGAATATTTTTATCAAGATTTTCTGTTACTCCTACTTTTTCATCTAAAGCATTTTGAATGACGATTAATTCTGAAATTTCTGAAACCAAGTGCTTTTTCTTCAAATTATGAAGTAATTGCAATCTGTTGTTTACAAACTCTAAACGGTTTGGATCAGCTTCTAATGCATCTTCCGAAGCTTCAATTTCGGTAAAAACATCGTATAATTCAATTAAGCTACTGTCTATTCTATCGTATAAATCTTTATAGGTTTGAGAAAACGTTGCTATTTTACTGAAATTAGATTTTACTTCGGTTAATATCGCCAACGCACCTATTTGCTCGTCGCTTAATAACTGATGTGACGCACCAATTTTTTCTTTAATAGCTTCAATATTATCGAGTGTTTCGTATTCCGCTTCTAAGGCTTCAAACTCACCGTCTACCAATTTAGTATCTAATAATTCTTGTAATAAGAACGTATTGTATTCATGCTCTTTATTGGCTTCGGCTTGAAAATCTAATAAGGTCTTTAATTCTTTTTTAAGCGATTTATAATCTTTTAATTTGATTTTATAATCTGCTAAAACAGATTCTACATTTGCCAAAGCATCGATAACTTGAAACTGAAACGCATCGTCTGTTAGTTGCATGGTTTGGTGCTGCGAATGTATATCGATTAAACGCTCGCCCAACGCCTGCAAGCTACTTACGGTAACAGGAGAATCGTTTACAAAAGCACGTGATTTACCAGATGGCAAAATTTCACGACGAATGATTGTTTGAGATTCGTAATCTAAATCTTCCTGTTCGTAAATAGATTCTAAGTTATAATTCGAGACATCGAAAACGGCTTCAATAATACATTTTTGAGTATCGTCTTTTAAAGACGATAAATCGGCACGCTTACCTAAAATTAGCGATAAAGCTCCTAATAAGATAGATTTACCCGCACCGGTTTCTCCAGTGATAATTGTAAAACCATTATTAAAATTTGCCTGTAAATCGTCGATTAAGGCATAGTTTTTTATAGATAAGGATGTAAGCAAAGTAATTGAGGTGCTTTAGATTTGTAGAATCAAAGATAATTTAGATTTAAGTCGAAATCAAATTAAAACTTAATATTTCTCCATTTGCTTGAATATGTCGGAGCGACATTATTTAATACGTCCACAAGACTTGACACATTAACATTTGGACCATCGGAAAAAATCTCTTCTATTTCATCGCCTTTAGCATCAAAGAATACTCGTAATAAAAAAGAATTGGGTCTACGATTATTCATCGTCTGAAACTTTTCAATAGCAATTGCCACATCTTCTTTACCGCCTTTTACGTCGGTGCTCATTTGGTCTAACCCTGTTCTATGGTAACCGTACATGACTTCTCGATATTCTTTAAATGTTGGCGACAACATATTATCGATTAGCATATATCTGCTTTGTAAACCATCTTCAACTTTCCAACCTTTAAAGCCTTCTTGTTGCGAATAATTTACAATAGTTTGTGCTTGGTTTAAATACTCGTCGCCTCCTTTTAATTTAAAAGTGTCTGCATCTTGACCAAGAATCATATAAATATGAAATGCTAAAACAGAAATTAAATTAGATTCGAATTGCGTTGGACTGAAGATTAAATTCTGAAATTCGGCGTAATTAAAGGTGAAATTAGGATCGTTATAATTGTAAACCGGCGTGCTATACGAAGATCCATAAACCGGTCTAGAAGATTGTACTTGTATAGAAGCTTTAAATAAATCGCTTGCATATTCGTTTACAATAATAACCATACTGCAATTTATACGTTCCGATACTTTATAGCTTCTAGATGTCCATTGCGTATTATTTATAAATTCTGTAAGTTGCTTTTCTAAAGTCTTAAAAACTTGAATATTTTCATTACCTGTCTGTTGTGCATTAACTACCACATTACAGTTTAATTCCTGAGCTGCTACACTAACAGAAAGACATAAAAACAATACAAATAATAAGTTACGCATCTAATTGGTTGAATATTTCGTTGAATATATCTTGAGCAACGTCTGCTTTCGATTTTAAGTTAAATTCAGTTATATGCCCTTTAGCGTCTATAAGTGTTACTTTATTAGTATCCGACTTAAATCCTGCGCCTTTATCGTTCAATGAATTTAAAACAATGAGATTTAAATTTTTACGTTTAAGCTTACCTTTGGCATGCTCTAATTCATTATTCGTTTCTAAAGCAAATCCAACCAAAAACTGATTGGTTTTTATAGCTCCTAAAGATGCTAAAATATCTTTAGTTTTCTCTAACTCTAATGTTAACGTACTATCGTCCTTTTTTATTTTCTGAAGTGCAATTTCTTTTGGTCTGTAATCTGCCACAGCAGCCGCACAAATAGCAATATCTACAGTTTTAAAGTATATATGTGCTTCCTCGTACATGTCTTGCGCGCTTATAACAGGAATAATGTTTACGGAACTATGCTGAATCGATTGATTTGTTGGACCTGAAATTAAAGTAACCTCAGCACCCAAATTCGCTGCAGATTTTGCTAATTCGAATCCCATTTTACCGCTTGAATGATTTCCAATAAAACGAACAGGATCTATAGCTTCGTAGGTTGGTCCAGCAGTAATCATGACCTTTTTACCATACAATGGTAAGTTACCTAAAATATGATTTTCTATAAA contains:
- a CDS encoding glycosyltransferase; the protein is MHLQYSFIIPVYNRPDEIEELLESFINLKTSLDFEIVIIEDGSNITSEAVVNKFQEQLDITYFYKENTGPGHSRNFGMQHAKGNYFIILDSDCVLPSNYLNEVDASLNSEFVDCFGGPDAADASFTNLQKAINFSMTSFITTGGIRGNKNQVGKFQPRSFNMGLSKKAFQASKGFGTIHPGEDPDLSIRLWGLGFQTKLISDAFVYHKRRISWSKFYKQVHKFGLVRPILNSWHPQTAKITYWFPTVFIFGLLVAIIAFIFQFKWLLMAYVAYFVVAFFLALLQSKSLIVALLAIPAILIQFEGYGYGFIKSYINIQVLKKEAVRVYPELFFKL
- a CDS encoding enoyl-ACP reductase FabI, whose product is MSYNLLKGKRGIIFGALDENSIAWKTAERVHEEGGTFVLTNAPVAMRMGQINELAEKTGSQIIPADATSVEDLQNLVEKSMEILGGKIDFVLHSIGMSINVRKGNHYTDQNYAYTQKGTDVSAMSFHKVMQTLYKAEAMNEWGSIVGLSYMAAQRVFPDYNDMADNKAYLESVARSFGYFFGKDKKVRVNTISQSPTPTTAGSGVKGFDGFIAYADKMSPLGNATALDCANYTVSLFSDLTKRVTLQNLYNDGGFSNMGVSNEVMEAFVASEKK
- a CDS encoding CdaR family protein — encoded protein: MKDIKSRFLEFVRSKKINIFALFLALSFTILILNKLSRTITNTIPISVNIVNLPETYVVLNDSNQKLNVTLKTYGFKFLRYYLSNPKLTLDYNDKLNLTDSTFKWSQQRSYSKINDQFDKDVEVISISPDSLLFKYDENTTRDVPIKFQKNIQFSPGYDVLEGFTITPDSIHIIGPEKTVNALKFIKTKSLELTNVHLDINQYLELELPENSQHLQFSHKSVRLTAKVEKFTEGTFNIPVTIKNVPKNLSLKYYPKSVSVSYYTNLSGFKDVVAQDFKVECDYNKHLENQSYLVPELVAQPESVKSAKIIQQKIEFIISE
- the coaBC gene encoding bifunctional phosphopantothenoylcysteine decarboxylase/phosphopantothenate--cysteine ligase CoaBC, with amino-acid sequence MSILSGKNILLGISAGIAAYKTASLVRLFIKAGANVKVVMTPASIDFVTPLTLSTLSKHPVVSSFYNEDDENAVWNSHVELGLWADYFIIAPATANTMSKMANGTCDNLLLATYLSAKCPVYFAPAMDLDMFKHPSTAQSFKALQDFGNIMIPATSGELASGLVGEGRMAEPEDIVSFIENHILGNLPLYGKKVMITAGPTYEAIDPVRFIGNHSSGKMGFELAKSAANLGAEVTLISGPTNQSIQHSSVNIIPVISAQDMYEEAHIYFKTVDIAICAAAVADYRPKEIALQKIKKDDSTLTLELEKTKDILASLGAIKTNQFLVGFALETNNELEHAKGKLKRKNLNLIVLNSLNDKGAGFKSDTNKVTLIDAKGHITEFNLKSKADVAQDIFNEIFNQLDA
- the recN gene encoding DNA repair protein RecN, which produces MLTSLSIKNYALIDDLQANFNNGFTIITGETGAGKSILLGALSLILGKRADLSSLKDDTQKCIIEAVFDVSNYNLESIYEQEDLDYESQTIIRREILPSGKSRAFVNDSPVTVSSLQALGERLIDIHSQHQTMQLTDDAFQFQVIDALANVESVLADYKIKLKDYKSLKKELKTLLDFQAEANKEHEYNTFLLQELLDTKLVDGEFEALEAEYETLDNIEAIKEKIGASHQLLSDEQIGALAILTEVKSNFSKIATFSQTYKDLYDRIDSSLIELYDVFTEIEASEDALEADPNRLEFVNNRLQLLHNLKKKHLVSEISELIVIQNALDEKVGVTENLDKNIQKLKTEISKVEKTLNTLAKTIHTKRNDVIPTLKSQLETLLADLGMPNAQFEFTLSVASEFYANGKDDLKFLFSANKGGTFKPLNKAASGGELSRIMLAIKSVLSKYMQLPTIMFDEIDTGVSGEISNKMGVIMKQMSNSMQVFAITHLPQVAAKGDTHLKVYKEDVNQVTTTNLITIEGEERIVEIAQMLGGLELSSSAIAHAKQLLN
- the porD gene encoding type IX secretion system protein PorD gives rise to the protein MRNLLFVLFLCLSVSVAAQELNCNVVVNAQQTGNENIQVFKTLEKQLTEFINNTQWTSRSYKVSERINCSMVIIVNEYASDLFKASIQVQSSRPVYGSSYSTPVYNYNDPNFTFNYAEFQNLIFSPTQFESNLISVLAFHIYMILGQDADTFKLKGGDEYLNQAQTIVNYSQQEGFKGWKVEDGLQSRYMLIDNMLSPTFKEYREVMYGYHRTGLDQMSTDVKGGKEDVAIAIEKFQTMNNRRPNSFLLRVFFDAKGDEIEEIFSDGPNVNVSSLVDVLNNVAPTYSSKWRNIKF